One Microcebus murinus isolate Inina chromosome 7, M.murinus_Inina_mat1.0, whole genome shotgun sequence genomic region harbors:
- the COX6C gene encoding cytochrome c oxidase subunit 6C translates to MTSGTLAKPQMRGLLARRLRIHIVGAFIVSLGVATLYKFGVAEPRKKAYADFYRNYDSMKDFEEMRKAGIFQSAK, encoded by the exons ATGACTTCCGGCACTTTGGCGAAACCTCAGATGCGTGGCCTCCTGGCCAGGCGTCTACGGATTCATATTGTTGGGGCATTCATAGTATCCCTGGGAGTTGCAACCTTGTATAAG TTTGGTGTGGCTGAACCAAGGAAGAAGGCATATGCagatttctacagaaattatgattctatgaaagattttgaggagatgaggaaggctgGCATCTTTCAGAGTGCAAAGTGA